Proteins encoded by one window of Haliotis asinina isolate JCU_RB_2024 chromosome 6, JCU_Hal_asi_v2, whole genome shotgun sequence:
- the LOC137286585 gene encoding uncharacterized protein, which produces MMMPLCDKYQPVSNCRIICRDYRRKMKVVLLMLVALLVVIPEAESFWRVKRWFRERVKDRAKSWWHRVRPGKRDTEALDLNGDGELDEQELQQVLGERDVRHLLDAVDADDTVSVEDFERSLREMDAELDD; this is translated from the exons ATGATGATGCCTCTCTGTGATAAATATCAGCCTGTCAGCAACTGCAGAATCATTTGCAGAGACTATAGGAGAAAG ATGAAGGTCGTACTGTTGATGCTCGTGGCGTTGCTGGTGGTTATACCGGAGGCAGAAAGCTTCTGGAGAGTTAAGCGTTGGTTTAGAGAGAGAGTCAAGGATCGTGCTAAAAGCTGGTGGCACAGAGTTC GACCAGGCAAGCGCGATACGGAGGCACTTGACCTAAACGGAGATGGAGAGTTGGACGAACAGGAACTGCAGCAAGTTCTTGGGGAACGAGATGTCAGACATCTGCTGGACGCTGTGGACG CTGATGACACCGTTTCAGTAGAGGATTTCGAAAGAAGCCTCCGCGAAATGGATGCAGAGTTGG ATGATTAG